Proteins from one Thaumasiovibrio subtropicus genomic window:
- a CDS encoding GNAT family N-acetyltransferase has product MMLTFEAKVPSPIEFCEMRVKAGLSPKSLKAATIALPNSLYAISVRDGGVLIAMGRVVGDGACNFEVVDVAVDPNYQGQGLGRKVMEHIDDYLSSVVLEGSYVSMIADEPIFYEKLGYRLVSPSSQGMTKKFKPRA; this is encoded by the coding sequence ATGATGTTAACATTCGAAGCGAAAGTCCCCAGCCCAATAGAGTTTTGTGAAATGCGTGTGAAGGCAGGTTTGTCCCCAAAGTCGCTAAAGGCAGCTACGATTGCTTTACCAAACAGCCTGTATGCTATCTCGGTTCGAGATGGTGGTGTCTTGATTGCCATGGGGCGTGTGGTTGGAGATGGTGCATGCAATTTTGAAGTAGTGGATGTCGCGGTTGATCCAAATTATCAGGGGCAAGGGTTAGGCCGAAAAGTCATGGAGCATATAGATGACTATTTGTCGTCGGTTGTCTTGGAAGGCTCTTATGTTTCGATGATCGCCGATGAGCCAATATTCTATGAAAAGTTGGGGTACAGGCTCGTTTCTCCCTCTAGCCAAGGCATGACGAAGAAGTTTAAACCGCGCGCATAA
- a CDS encoding GGDEF domain-containing protein, which produces MIPKTDAKSPWLSIVMMGIAYFILARFGMHLFSLQPENLTMIWLPGGVGLVMLLRHGLKAAPVIFLASFLANFNGLHIGHDISHSVFHTFVAAFGDLLAPVWGMKMLQKSLPNGIQYSNDLFKLGLYGCLFPTLLSSSIISANLFFGGYIHFNEVLETQRMLVLADSLGILLIYQCYANWHKRSDDITPQLTDLAILVVLISSILVFSMSEGNDWIAFLVLPCLVMAAFRLDGWLASLISAGTMLCFILLTANGHGALVSSSSVETNSEMMAFVFSCAIAVYGITLQKAHLIETEKAKVHWQYEAQFDSLTRLQNRRAFFSILHDEHLRAEKNHHHVYVLAAFDIDNFKQLNDTYGHAKGDIVLKTLARTMRDACRAKDTAARLGGEEFIVLMPYSSIDDAMLTTDLIRETFSHRAEEECDVTSSVSIGIAQYRPGLEAEEILNAADKALYSAKSSGKNRVVIAPESFASRV; this is translated from the coding sequence ATGATTCCAAAAACTGATGCCAAATCTCCTTGGCTGAGCATAGTAATGATGGGTATTGCCTATTTCATTCTCGCTCGATTTGGTATGCACTTATTCTCACTGCAGCCAGAAAATCTCACCATGATCTGGCTTCCTGGCGGCGTCGGCTTAGTCATGCTTTTAAGGCATGGACTGAAAGCAGCACCAGTAATCTTTCTTGCGAGCTTTCTTGCTAATTTTAATGGACTCCATATCGGCCACGATATCTCACATAGCGTATTCCACACCTTTGTCGCCGCGTTCGGCGATCTACTCGCGCCGGTCTGGGGTATGAAGATGCTGCAAAAGTCGCTCCCCAACGGCATCCAATACAGCAACGATCTGTTTAAGCTTGGCCTATACGGCTGCCTATTTCCTACCTTACTATCCAGTTCCATCATCAGCGCGAACCTTTTTTTTGGTGGCTACATTCATTTCAATGAAGTACTGGAAACCCAGCGTATGCTGGTGCTTGCCGACAGCTTGGGTATTCTGCTCATCTATCAATGCTATGCCAATTGGCATAAACGATCTGACGACATCACCCCGCAACTCACCGACCTCGCCATACTTGTCGTGTTGATTTCGTCTATTTTAGTGTTCAGCATGAGTGAGGGTAACGATTGGATCGCTTTCTTAGTGCTACCTTGCTTGGTTATGGCGGCATTTCGGTTGGACGGTTGGTTAGCGTCTCTCATTAGTGCTGGTACGATGCTGTGCTTTATTTTGCTTACGGCCAACGGTCATGGCGCACTGGTTTCCTCGAGTTCTGTAGAGACTAACTCGGAAATGATGGCGTTTGTCTTCTCATGTGCGATTGCCGTGTACGGGATCACGCTGCAAAAAGCCCACCTCATCGAGACAGAAAAAGCGAAAGTCCATTGGCAATATGAAGCACAATTCGATTCCTTGACGCGACTACAAAATCGACGTGCCTTCTTCTCAATCCTGCACGATGAACATTTGCGCGCAGAAAAGAACCATCACCATGTATACGTTTTAGCGGCATTCGATATCGATAACTTTAAGCAGCTAAATGATACCTACGGCCATGCTAAAGGGGATATTGTGCTTAAAACGCTTGCTCGAACCATGCGGGATGCTTGCCGAGCAAAAGACACCGCAGCGCGTCTTGGTGGCGAGGAGTTCATTGTACTGATGCCATACTCCTCCATCGATGATGCAATGCTGACAACAGATCTGATTCGGGAAACCTTTTCTCACCGAGCCGAAGAAGAATGTGACGTTACGTCGAGTGTGAGTATCGGCATTGCACAATACCGACCGGGGCTGGAAGCAGAAGAGATCCTCAACGCGGCAGATAAAGCGCTCTACAGCGCGAAGTCTTCAGGGAAAAACCGTGTTGTTATCGCGCCGGAGTCTTTTGCTTCTCGCGTTTAA
- a CDS encoding phospholipase D-like domain-containing protein, producing MNRQTLPEKLITALFSHREPLQAHHAVTSYCIPTDKAGKLRDAVQKQRGNQADSLTGHCLLHDPFDALAARIALIRNAEFTIDLQYYIYRNDTVGKLLAAELIKAAERGVRVRALIDDFGSQGLDDSIIHLHAHPNIEVRLFNAFCRKQNLYTQLLFGFGNTSRRMHNKSLTADNQVSIIGGRNIGDEYFGANPNVVFDDLDVLVTNPAADDISTAFDSFWNSSRAMAICDVIKEAGSHAALMAKFTAYQQLLDLENHNSFLRTFFRNPFLAVNDFSQLSFHWANAEVKADDVYKVSLPRCREDVMLSAQLMPLIESIEQQLVIVSPYFVPGEQGVAFFEHLTEKGIEVIIVTNSLASNDVPIVHAGYAKYRKALLKAGVNLYEIDGSVTNEKLRKSLPKWFASRSSLHAKFFVFDQAATFIGSFNFDPRSFFENTEIGVTLHCPALAIDTTDKLVAALRNGAFKLSIEKGSLSWRRGQQTCTKEPHTSWIKRVSNRLMGYLPIESQL from the coding sequence ATGAACCGCCAAACCTTGCCAGAGAAATTGATCACCGCCCTATTCAGCCACCGTGAGCCGTTGCAAGCTCATCATGCTGTTACGTCTTACTGTATTCCTACAGACAAAGCGGGAAAACTAAGAGACGCAGTTCAAAAGCAGCGTGGCAATCAGGCAGATTCGTTGACCGGGCACTGTTTACTACATGATCCTTTTGATGCGCTGGCGGCGCGAATCGCCCTTATTCGCAATGCCGAGTTTACTATTGATCTGCAATACTACATTTATCGCAATGATACGGTGGGTAAATTGCTTGCCGCGGAGCTGATTAAAGCCGCAGAGCGTGGTGTGCGTGTTCGCGCCCTGATCGACGATTTTGGTAGTCAAGGCCTTGATGATTCGATCATACACTTGCATGCCCACCCAAATATTGAAGTGCGGCTGTTTAATGCGTTTTGCCGAAAACAGAATCTCTATACTCAGCTTTTATTCGGGTTCGGGAATACCTCGCGCCGAATGCACAACAAATCCCTTACGGCCGATAACCAAGTTTCTATTATCGGTGGACGTAATATTGGTGATGAGTACTTTGGTGCGAATCCAAACGTTGTGTTCGATGATCTCGATGTGTTGGTCACCAACCCAGCAGCGGATGATATTTCAACGGCTTTTGATTCTTTCTGGAACAGCTCAAGGGCTATGGCAATATGTGACGTTATTAAAGAGGCAGGAAGCCATGCCGCGTTAATGGCAAAATTCACTGCCTATCAGCAACTTCTTGACCTCGAAAACCACAATTCATTCTTACGAACATTTTTTCGCAACCCCTTTCTAGCCGTGAATGATTTCTCGCAGCTCAGCTTTCACTGGGCAAACGCTGAAGTGAAAGCGGACGATGTTTACAAAGTTTCGTTACCTCGATGTCGTGAAGATGTCATGTTATCAGCCCAATTAATGCCTTTAATTGAGAGTATTGAACAACAGCTGGTGATTGTATCGCCCTATTTTGTGCCAGGCGAACAAGGGGTGGCGTTCTTTGAACATTTAACGGAAAAGGGGATCGAGGTCATTATTGTCACCAACTCTCTCGCCTCAAATGATGTTCCCATTGTGCATGCTGGTTATGCGAAGTATCGCAAAGCGCTTTTAAAGGCGGGAGTTAATCTCTATGAAATTGACGGCAGTGTCACCAATGAAAAACTGCGTAAATCCCTACCGAAGTGGTTTGCTTCTCGCTCCAGTCTGCATGCGAAGTTCTTTGTTTTTGATCAAGCGGCCACTTTTATCGGCAGTTTCAATTTCGATCCGCGTTCGTTTTTTGAAAACACTGAAATTGGCGTGACATTACACTGCCCAGCACTGGCCATTGACACCACGGATAAGCTCGTTGCCGCGCTTCGAAACGGCGCGTTTAAACTCTCTATTGAAAAAGGCTCTTTATCCTGGCGAAGAGGCCAACAGACCTGCACTAAAGAGCCGCATACGTCATGGATTAAACGCGTCTCTAATCGTTTAATGGGCTACCTCCCTATCGAATCTCAGCTGTAA
- a CDS encoding zonular occludens toxin domain-containing protein — MLTLITGKPGASKTLHALTELVESNDGSRPIYYNNISNLMLDMEFIATFRGFFYGYYLRRNKIEGKLKRIVDGRHGQNMFVEFEDVLWLQGQFEAYDPVANWCHYVEKVYPKKQLQRYFELREMSEGELTFSMLKPLNLHFTHFKNPLQWYELPTQSKILIDECQQFFPPRRVGSDIPQAIAEVETHRHKGWDLFYITQDPKLIDVNLRRLTGCHVHYHNKLGGKRVVRHQKPEVFAPDDWMSMKSTVKTYPKHNKKMYGVYHSAFKHTHRLNIPFIAKVAMLFIVAFIGFGAYKAMTFGDDIVTAPDGSVMVIGDSQTQSVQTKPIQKSHQPITDYMSEYVSTLVEGVFITGSVKALVNNYTRYSYVFSYENGDVFYPENVGMKVIPINDCFVELAFADYRTFVTCNPVKKYEQPEQVKDNELELANTLF, encoded by the coding sequence ATGCTAACACTGATCACAGGTAAACCAGGGGCATCGAAAACCCTGCATGCACTCACCGAGCTTGTCGAAAGTAACGATGGCTCTCGCCCTATCTACTACAACAACATTTCTAATTTGATGTTGGATATGGAGTTCATCGCAACTTTTCGGGGGTTCTTCTATGGCTACTACCTGAGACGCAACAAGATTGAAGGCAAGTTAAAGCGCATCGTCGATGGCCGTCATGGTCAGAACATGTTTGTTGAATTTGAAGATGTGCTTTGGTTGCAAGGTCAGTTTGAAGCCTATGACCCCGTGGCGAACTGGTGTCACTACGTCGAAAAAGTCTATCCCAAGAAACAGTTACAACGTTACTTTGAGCTGCGGGAGATGTCCGAAGGCGAGTTGACCTTTTCGATGTTAAAGCCGCTGAACTTGCACTTCACCCATTTCAAGAATCCATTGCAATGGTATGAGCTCCCTACCCAATCGAAAATCTTGATAGATGAGTGTCAGCAGTTCTTCCCGCCGCGCCGTGTGGGCAGTGATATTCCGCAGGCCATTGCAGAAGTGGAGACGCACCGCCACAAAGGGTGGGATCTGTTCTATATCACCCAAGATCCAAAACTCATCGATGTGAACTTACGGCGCCTAACCGGTTGCCATGTTCACTACCATAACAAGCTCGGTGGTAAGCGGGTTGTACGGCACCAGAAACCGGAGGTGTTTGCGCCTGATGACTGGATGTCGATGAAAAGTACGGTGAAGACCTACCCCAAACACAACAAGAAAATGTATGGGGTGTATCACTCGGCGTTCAAACACACTCATCGCTTAAACATTCCCTTCATTGCGAAGGTGGCAATGCTGTTCATTGTGGCCTTCATTGGCTTTGGGGCATACAAGGCCATGACCTTTGGTGATGACATAGTGACCGCGCCGGATGGTTCAGTCATGGTTATTGGGGATAGCCAAACTCAATCAGTACAAACCAAACCCATTCAAAAGAGTCACCAACCGATTACGGATTACATGTCAGAATACGTCTCAACGCTGGTTGAGGGTGTGTTTATCACGGGGTCAGTCAAAGCCCTAGTAAACAACTATACCCGTTACAGCTATGTGTTTAGCTATGAGAACGGCGATGTGTTCTATCCTGAGAATGTCGGCATGAAGGTCATCCCCATCAATGACTGCTTTGTTGAGCTAGCGTTCGCAGACTACAGGACATTTGTAACCTGCAATCCGGTGAAAAAGTATGAGCAGCCCGAGCAAGTTAAAGATAATGAGCTTGAATTGGCAAATACGCTATTTTAA
- a CDS encoding DUF2523 family protein yields MLPAIPLLATAAGWIIRIFAWLLPTITVWLGPVVMGFIARAFLSMGGFGVVFSGMNLLFSQVIAHLVSMMGAIPEITFKLVVLMGIPDALNIYLGALSALATWKGTTKLGSAVNTMTGKPKLSGGYFFTGKP; encoded by the coding sequence ATGTTACCTGCAATTCCTTTACTTGCCACGGCGGCGGGTTGGATCATCCGGATTTTTGCTTGGCTACTCCCAACGATTACGGTGTGGCTAGGTCCTGTGGTGATGGGCTTCATTGCTCGCGCGTTCTTGTCGATGGGTGGCTTTGGTGTGGTGTTTTCGGGCATGAACTTGCTGTTCTCTCAAGTGATTGCGCACTTGGTTTCGATGATGGGCGCCATACCTGAAATCACGTTTAAGCTGGTTGTGTTAATGGGGATCCCTGATGCGCTCAATATCTACTTGGGTGCGCTGTCAGCGCTCGCTACATGGAAAGGCACCACTAAACTAGGTAGCGCGGTCAATACCATGACAGGCAAACCAAAACTCTCGGGTGGTTATTTCTTTACTGGCAAGCCATAG
- a CDS encoding restriction endonuclease, translating into MRQENWFIFQEEICEHFNAIGAEAETNVSLTGVRTSHDVDVFVKTKFLGIDLKWIVEAKHWKRKINKGHVLALRSISEDLGVDKAFIVSSSGFQSGAIEAAKNTNIKLLTLDELKEETKGFIESEILKTYEARLDLLENRYWSHSKEIRIKYGLRHHLMDFQLKFTGQMLLGVARKALMAATVRKYPIILDTMHEEHQGEMQADNFQQLQNWFNLNFNHFESKLLAAEWEMHQNGEYNPDCILYTSDDVTPSKVMAKGIYMTEGNG; encoded by the coding sequence ATGCGTCAAGAAAATTGGTTTATCTTTCAAGAGGAAATATGCGAACACTTCAACGCTATTGGAGCAGAAGCTGAAACAAATGTCAGCTTAACTGGTGTCAGGACAAGCCATGATGTTGATGTATTTGTAAAAACTAAATTTTTGGGCATCGACCTAAAATGGATTGTTGAAGCAAAGCACTGGAAACGTAAGATAAACAAAGGTCACGTATTAGCTCTTCGCAGCATTTCAGAAGATCTAGGGGTAGACAAAGCATTTATTGTTTCTAGCAGTGGATTTCAATCTGGAGCAATTGAGGCTGCGAAGAATACCAACATTAAGCTCTTAACACTTGACGAACTCAAAGAGGAAACTAAAGGTTTTATCGAATCTGAAATACTTAAAACCTATGAAGCCCGCTTGGACTTACTGGAAAATAGATATTGGTCTCACTCGAAAGAAATTCGAATTAAATATGGGCTTCGACATCACCTAATGGACTTTCAGCTCAAATTTACGGGACAAATGTTATTGGGTGTTGCGAGAAAAGCACTAATGGCTGCAACTGTACGGAAATATCCAATTATTCTAGACACGATGCATGAAGAGCATCAAGGGGAAATGCAGGCTGACAACTTTCAGCAACTACAAAACTGGTTCAATCTCAATTTTAATCATTTTGAAAGTAAGTTGCTTGCAGCTGAATGGGAAATGCACCAAAACGGAGAGTACAACCCAGACTGTATTCTATATACGAGTGATGATGTAACTCCTTCTAAGGTTATGGCAAAAGGTATATACATGACTGAAGGAAACGGCTAA
- a CDS encoding glyoxalase, whose amino-acid sequence MTEFHLSNECTLGLMPYSSIHRLLGEEITAPELANQNPCAELYIEVDNPHEYHGRSLISGGTELSGIKKRDWGHTVGYSKDIDGHIIAFAKASDD is encoded by the coding sequence ATGACGGAATTTCATTTAAGTAACGAGTGTACCTTGGGATTGATGCCCTACAGCAGTATTCACCGCCTACTTGGAGAGGAAATCACAGCGCCAGAACTCGCCAATCAGAACCCATGTGCCGAGCTTTACATCGAAGTTGACAACCCTCACGAATATCACGGGAGAAGTCTTATCAGTGGGGGAACAGAACTTAGTGGCATTAAAAAAAGAGATTGGGGTCATACAGTGGGCTATAGCAAAGATATCGATGGCCACATCATTGCTTTTGCAAAGGCTAGTGATGATTGA
- a CDS encoding bacteriocin immunity protein, giving the protein MYDYLYEYTESEFLEAMRLLMVPGVSEQIGLTDYEFEKLSDHMTALIVRDVQHPLDIGLMYSTEHPHLNSSPEKLITEIKRHCEAERIPCFRKS; this is encoded by the coding sequence ATGTACGATTACTTGTATGAATATACCGAGTCAGAGTTTCTAGAAGCCATGAGGCTACTAATGGTGCCCGGTGTAAGTGAACAAATAGGGCTGACAGATTATGAGTTTGAAAAGCTCTCTGATCATATGACGGCACTTATCGTCAGAGATGTGCAACATCCACTTGATATTGGGTTGATGTATTCGACTGAACATCCTCACCTAAACAGCTCACCTGAGAAACTCATCACCGAAATTAAAAGGCACTGTGAGGCTGAGCGAATTCCCTGTTTTAGGAAGAGCTAA
- a CDS encoding DUF2726 domain-containing protein, with amino-acid sequence MEEKYTIFSKVRIADVLTPESTPDKSKWQRAFNSISAKHFDFVICDREELTIVCAIELNDKSHNRKNRKKRDEFVREICKNAALPFVEFQVKHSYTMSKVHEKLAGILVHQ; translated from the coding sequence ATGGAAGAGAAATACACGATCTTCAGCAAGGTGCGAATCGCAGACGTGCTTACTCCAGAGTCCACGCCGGATAAGAGTAAATGGCAACGAGCATTCAATAGTATTTCTGCAAAGCACTTTGATTTCGTCATCTGCGACCGAGAGGAGTTGACCATAGTATGCGCCATCGAGTTAAACGACAAATCCCACAACCGTAAAAACCGCAAAAAGCGCGATGAATTTGTTCGTGAAATCTGTAAAAACGCCGCGCTACCATTTGTCGAATTCCAAGTAAAACATAGCTATACAATGAGCAAAGTACATGAAAAACTCGCAGGCATACTCGTTCACCAGTGA
- a CDS encoding sensor domain-containing diguanylate cyclase yields the protein MAEENYLKEELYSLISSNPEIFDFICESSLDGIWYWDVVEGNNEWMSPELWHLLGYDPADKAHLVTEWQELINQDDLKLATKNFLLHCEDPNHKYDQEVRYKHKNGTTVWVRCRGKAIRDENGKVIRLFGAHTDITELKRTQLELERKNEQLQHMVTHDNLTGLLNRKGLSDCLSDALKKTGCDRAMIGMAVIDVDNFKVINDTYGHVHGDRVLTLVAQTLKNSVRDTDYLSRFAGDEFALLMLDKSEGCFLKILERAKSAISANAELRKMHVTVSVGISYFLLEEIKILSTSSEAIDPAPVLKSLIYRADQAMYESKRIGRDTITVSN from the coding sequence ATGGCTGAAGAGAACTATCTGAAAGAAGAGCTTTATTCTCTTATCTCTAGTAACCCAGAAATCTTTGACTTTATCTGTGAAAGCTCACTTGATGGGATTTGGTATTGGGATGTAGTTGAAGGCAATAACGAGTGGATGAGCCCTGAGCTATGGCATCTTCTCGGTTATGATCCCGCAGACAAAGCCCACCTCGTCACTGAATGGCAAGAGCTCATCAATCAGGATGATTTGAAGTTAGCAACAAAGAATTTTTTGTTGCATTGTGAAGATCCAAACCACAAGTACGATCAAGAAGTAAGATACAAACATAAGAATGGCACGACTGTTTGGGTTAGATGTCGTGGAAAAGCAATTCGAGATGAGAATGGTAAAGTAATACGGTTGTTTGGGGCTCATACAGACATTACCGAGCTGAAAAGAACGCAGCTTGAGTTAGAGCGAAAAAATGAGCAGCTCCAACACATGGTTACACATGATAATCTTACCGGCCTTTTGAATCGCAAAGGCCTTTCCGATTGCTTGAGCGACGCTCTGAAGAAGACAGGTTGCGATCGCGCCATGATTGGCATGGCAGTCATTGATGTAGATAATTTTAAAGTCATTAACGACACTTATGGGCATGTTCATGGCGATCGCGTCTTAACGTTAGTTGCTCAAACACTCAAGAACTCTGTTCGAGATACGGACTACCTATCTAGATTTGCCGGTGATGAGTTTGCGTTATTAATGCTAGATAAATCTGAAGGTTGTTTTTTGAAGATCTTAGAGCGTGCGAAATCCGCTATCTCTGCAAATGCAGAACTCAGAAAAATGCATGTGACAGTGAGCGTTGGTATTAGTTACTTTTTGTTGGAAGAGATTAAGATTTTGAGTACCAGTTCAGAGGCAATCGATCCTGCCCCTGTTTTAAAGTCTCTTATTTATCGTGCTGATCAGGCTATGTATGAATCTAAAAGGATTGGTAGAGATACAATCACAGTCAGCAACTAA
- a CDS encoding DUF6985 domain-containing protein, producing the protein MVRADAFAYYDVTLAMYGEKYPAIQMSEDIWKFLRIGTITLFSHDEQYYAMANGSCEWEQEHGLEIDVNEFNQVLYVGSFISNGFHENPENPSTYNYVKSGA; encoded by the coding sequence ATCGTTAGAGCCGATGCTTTTGCCTATTATGATGTAACTTTAGCCATGTATGGAGAAAAATATCCTGCTATCCAAATGAGCGAAGATATTTGGAAGTTTTTGCGGATTGGAACCATCACATTGTTTTCTCATGATGAGCAATACTACGCTATGGCAAACGGAAGCTGTGAATGGGAACAGGAGCATGGATTAGAGATCGATGTGAATGAATTTAACCAAGTTCTCTATGTTGGCTCATTTATTAGCAATGGATTTCATGAAAACCCGGAAAATCCTAGCACATATAATTACGTAAAAAGTGGCGCATAA
- a CDS encoding pentapeptide repeat-containing protein, producing the protein MTKKTRLLIEDDSGNPILTAYIAEPGCDYEGADLSGLCFIGQRGLRGRCFKGAILYWANLSDSYFSGCDFRNADMRGSVLINAILTNCDFRGAKLGKDNMGGQAEIDGASFEGSIYDKNTEFPEGFSPKSAGMRYQADS; encoded by the coding sequence ATGACTAAGAAGACTCGATTATTAATTGAAGACGATAGCGGCAACCCAATTTTAACCGCGTATATTGCAGAACCTGGTTGTGATTATGAAGGCGCAGATTTGTCAGGGTTGTGTTTCATTGGGCAGAGGGGCTTGCGTGGTCGTTGCTTTAAGGGGGCTATTCTTTACTGGGCTAACTTATCCGATTCATACTTTAGTGGATGTGATTTCCGTAACGCAGATATGAGAGGGTCTGTTTTAATCAATGCAATATTGACTAACTGTGACTTTAGAGGCGCAAAACTCGGTAAAGATAATATGGGAGGCCAAGCTGAAATCGATGGGGCTAGTTTTGAAGGCTCGATTTACGACAAAAATACCGAATTTCCAGAAGGTTTTAGCCCAAAATCTGCGGGTATGCGTTATCAAGCAGACAGCTAA
- a CDS encoding major capsid protein — translation MKFFNNVKKYGLGIALVGGTTMSSAHAYDLTAVKTTITEGTSTIQEVQLLVIGLAAVAMIGTWVKATFF, via the coding sequence ATGAAATTTTTCAACAACGTCAAAAAGTACGGCCTAGGTATCGCGTTGGTGGGTGGCACCACCATGAGTTCAGCTCACGCTTACGATCTTACCGCCGTGAAAACCACCATCACTGAAGGTACGTCCACCATTCAAGAAGTGCAATTACTGGTGATTGGCCTTGCGGCTGTTGCCATGATTGGGACTTGGGTCAAAGCCACCTTCTTTTAA